A DNA window from Onychostoma macrolepis isolate SWU-2019 chromosome 13, ASM1243209v1, whole genome shotgun sequence contains the following coding sequences:
- the dkk1a gene encoding dickkopf WNT signaling pathway inhibitor 1a has product MRDIPTEKNMRNMLSLLTVVTVYLAVWGGITADAQVGPVLRNSIRHLPAASSPSDAVSASPRVTGTADSHAPSPHCAADDECRLGEFCNGSRGVCLSCRRRRKRCARDGMCCAGNRCINGVCQPADADAVGTVDAALPVGNADEPNMPVTRGQNFTHPKRTTSLPKPQQPLKGGEGETCLRSSDCVEGLCCARHFWSRICKPVLTEGQVCTRHRRKGAHSLEIFQRCDCGSGLTCRGQREKPGAENRNLHTCQPR; this is encoded by the exons ATGCGTGACATACCGACAGAGAAGAACATGAGGAACATGCTCTCACTACTCACCGTTGTGACTGTTTATCTCGCGGTTTGGGGCGGAATCACTGCGGATGCTCAAGTTGGACCTGTGTTACGGAACTCCATCAGGCATCTGCCCGCAGCATCCAGTCCGAGTGACGCGGTGAGCGCGAGCCCGCGCGTTACCGGCACCGCGGACAGCCACGCTCCG TCGCCGCACTGCGCCGCCGATGATGAGTGCAGACTCGGTGAGTTTTGTAACGGCTCTCGCGGAGTTTGTCTCTCGTGCCGCAGGCGGAGGAAGCGCTGCGCTCGCGACGGGATGTGCTGCGCTGGAAATCGATGCATCAATG GTGTGTGTCAACCTGCTGATGCAGACGCTGTCGGCACGGTAGATGCCGCTCTGCCGGTTGGCAACGCGGATGAGCCAAATATGCCTGTAACACGTGGGCAGAACTTCACACATCCTAAAAGAACCACCAGCCTACCAAAACCACAGCAGCCACTCAAAG GTGGTGAGGGCGAGACGTGTCTCAGGTCTTCGGACTGTGTGGAAGGGCTCTGCTGCGCCCGACACTTCTGGTCACGGATCTGTAAGCCCGTGCTGACGGAGGGGCAGGTGTGCACGCGTCACCGGCGGAAAGGAGCTCACAGTCTGGAGATCTTCCAGCGCTGCGATTGCGGCTCTGGCCTGACCTGCCGAGGCCAGAGAGAGAAACCTGGAGCAGAAAACCGAAACCTCCACACCTGCCAGCCGCGCTGA